The proteins below come from a single Vanessa cardui chromosome 7, ilVanCard2.1, whole genome shotgun sequence genomic window:
- the LOC124531321 gene encoding activating signal cointegrator 1 complex subunit 1 translates to MNDILRPELIWIEGRCYRVNDPITNVTAFQEQDLYETELPYNEIDDEDEDDDDDLAEITQVDNGRYFTSFHISKHYLGSIIGKKGATVSRIKRDTRTDIKIPRHGENKEISIYGPNVSSVKAAKRRINIIVISSRMKQKSTHFISIPMNFPNIIKQFENFKECVLRECEGKGLEESLFIRGEKLHLTVGVMCLMDNEERLAASKLLTEAREKCIMPLLNEYQPLQIRLKGLSYMNDDPKEIDVLYGCVEEVNAPSGLLQRVVDSIVSHFYKAGFMDKEYGRDNVKLHVTLLNSKYKSRDKGMDEETVSNQINKRETFDGSQILSKFSDYDFGIVELNNIHLSLRKSMGPDGYYQSTCVISCKI, encoded by the exons atgaaTGATATACTGAGACCTGAATTGATTTGGATCGAAGGAAGATGCTATAGAGTCAACGATCCCATAACTAATGTTACAGCGTTCCAAGAGCAAGATTTATACGAAACtg AATTGCCATATAATGAGATTGATGATGAagatgaagatgatgatgatgatcttgCTGAAATAACACAAGTGGATAATGGTAGATACTTTACCAGTTTTCATATCTCTAA ACACTATTTAGGGTCAATTATTGGTAAGAAAGGTGCTACTGTCAGCAGAATAAAGAGAGATACAAGAACTGATATTAAAATACCAAGACATGGAGAAAATAAGGAGATTTCTATATATGGACCAAATGTTTCT agtGTTAAAGCGGCTAAAAGAaggataaatataattgttatttcatcTCGAATGAAACAAAAATCAACACACTTTATATCAATTCCTATGAATTTTCCCAATATTATTAAACAGTTTGAAAACTTTAAG GAGTGTGTTCTTCGTGAGTGTGAAGGTAAAGGCTTAGAAGAATCTTTGTTTATTAGGGGGGAGAAACTACATCTAACTGTTGGTGTTATGTGCTTAATGGATAACGAGGAGCGTCTGGCAGCCTCAAAGTTACTTACCGAAGCCCGagaaaaatgtataat GCCACTGCTCAATGAATATCAGCCACTTCAAATAAGATTGAAAGGATTATCATATATGAATGATGACCCCAAGGAGATAGATGTTTTATATGGTTGTGTTGAAGAGGTCAATGCTCCATCGGGATTACTTCAGAGAGTTGTCGATTCTATTGTATCACATTTCTATAAAGcag GTTTCATGGATAAAGAATATGGTCGTGATAATGTCAAACTGCATGTCACGTTATtgaattcgaaatataaaagcAGAGATAAAGGAATGGACGAGGAAActgtttcaaatcaaataaataaacgtgaGACGTTTGACGGTTCTCAAATACTGTCGAAGTTTTCTGATTACGATTTCGGCATCGTAGAACTAAACAACATACATTTATCTCTACGCAAATCTATGGGACCCGATGGATACTATCAATCGACATGCGttatttcttgtaaaatataa
- the LOC124531215 gene encoding uncharacterized protein LOC124531215 isoform X1 gives MAQKSSSAYYNVDYQYTSIQNKDDGSKMHGTQRVIIFCLLTTVLPAILIISPLYLRNIKYADVMYRISDSDVIQIHKGQSSIFCEKHSLKMNSSFNAFQMKGRPNLTKKRRHIKLRKSMTLPDDTLEYWGFYLFAGASVELKGCSRYEGSKILVVKGDKILNTCGILEGDKYKRDPLLVGKNRHVSVTVESPRSKKREVIQNKNEIWYDNNMSDEIIRKQTKHKRDVVNPSLHNPNTVLDTGVNHGGNAFNMTTNSAEDKSVSSFETNLYECYNDNILMNEFFPYSIHCNNTKYLEDLTTLKVDHTVTSDGYYYYIFYSDNDFVNNDIHAIFDIYKPTFQYSNISDSKMCLNQTECEFNINMFSDELVIVEVPTKDGLNNNDDSFILMSVCHPRISVYIFFPVSVLLLILLFAFL, from the exons ATGGCCCAAAAGTCAAGTAGTGCATACTACAATGTTGATTATCAATATACTTCAATACAAAACAAAGATG ATGGCAGTAAAATGCATGGAACCCAGAGAGTTATCATATTTTGCCTACTAACAACAGTCCTACCAGCAATTCTCATAATATCACCACTTTATCtacgtaatattaaatatgcggATGTTATGTACAGAATATCTGATTCAGatgttatacaaatacataaaggACAATCCTCTATATTTTGTGAAAAACATTCCTTAAAAATGAACAGTAGCTTTAATGCATTCCAAATGAAAGGCAGacctaatttaacaaaaaaaaggcgacacataaaattaagaaaatcaaTGACATTGCCTGATGATACTCTTGAATATTGGGGATTTTATCTTTTTGCTGGAGCATCAGTAGAGTTAAAAGGGTGTTCTAGATATGAAGGATCTAAAATTTTAGTTGTTAAAGGTGATAAGATATTAAATACTTGTGGTATTTTAGAGGGTGATAAGTATAAAAGAGATCCATTACTTGTGGGTAAAAATCGCCATGTCTCAGTAACAGTGGAAAGTCCTAGGAGTAAGAAACGAGaagtaatacaaaacaaaaatgaaatttggtatgataaTAATATGTCAGATGAGATTataagaaaacaaacaaaacataaaagagATGTTGTTAATCCATCTCTGCATAATCCAAATACAGTATTAGATACAGGGGTTAATCATGGAGGAAATGCTTTTAACATGACCACTAATTCAGCAGAAGATAAATCAGTTTCTAGTTTTGAAACTAATTTATATGAATGTTACAATGATAAcatattaatgaatgaattcTTCCCTTATTCCATTCATTGCAACAACACTAAGTATTTAGAAGATCTTACGACCCTTAAAGTTGACCATACTGTAACATCTGATggatattactattatattttttatagtgatAATGATTTTGTTAACAATGATATTCATGCcatttttgatatttacaaACCAACATTCCAATACTCTAATATATCAGATTCTAAGATGTGCTTAAATCAGACAGaatgtgaatttaatattaacatgttTAGTGATGAACTTGTTATTGTCGAAGTCCCAACTAAGGATgggttaaataataatgatgactcatttattttaatgtctgTATGTCATCCTCGAATATCTGTCTACATTTTTTTCCCTGTATCCGTTCTTCTTTTAATTCTTCTATTtgcatttttatga